One genomic region from Enoplosus armatus isolate fEnoArm2 chromosome 17, fEnoArm2.hap1, whole genome shotgun sequence encodes:
- the igfals gene encoding insulin-like growth factor-binding protein complex acid labile subunit: MQTIVLLVLWVLGTSLVLPDPDTAGEKVAEEPIPCSKGCTCLHDDYSLELNMYCSARNFTQVPSDMPPSTHSLWLDGNLFTSLPAASFKDLTNLDFLNLQSGQLVTLDPQAFKGLRSLAHIHLERNRLRVLPGTIFQNTPNLASLSLHNNQLARIEERLFAGLSHMWLLNLGWNSIAVLPEAAFHDLQGLRELVLAGNRLAYLQPQLFQNLVELKELDLTGNYIKVIKANVFVKLTKLQKLYLAQNQIMTVVPRAFVGMKSLRWLDLTNNRLTSLHEDTFLGLHSLHVLRLSNNTITGIRPRTFRDLQYLEELRLSYNRIRALGERIFEGLGHLEVLELEHNQVQEAQVGSFTGLSHVAVINLSGSCFHSLPDQVFKGLSKLHSLHLDRGCLTRITTQAFNGLSGLRRLFLQHNNISVVERQSFVDLVGLLGLDLSFNKLEVLTTHTFSGLKNLEYLLLSNNECRQFLQNGTKQLLPRLRYLDLRANALTSMVPDFPESMEKLLLSGNRWKCDCSALPLRNYSLRNPLVIPRQVETHAEGEEPDSTITIYNNITCTSPPRLAGQDLRDIDSELFQSC; the protein is encoded by the coding sequence ATGCAAACCATTGTGCTGTTGGTGTTGTGGGTACTGGGAACATCTCTGGTGTTGCCAGACCCCGACACAGCTGGAGAGAAAGTGGCAGAAGAGCCTATTCCATGTTCTAAAGGATGCACCTGTCTGCATGATGACTACAGCTTGGAGCTCAACATGTACTGCAGTGCTCGTAATTTCACACAAGTCCCATCTGACATGCCCCCATCCACTCATTCTCTCTGGCTGGATGGCAACTTGTTCACCTCACTCCCAGCTGCGTCTTTTAAGGATCTTACTAACCTGGACTTTTTGAATTTGCAGAGTGGCCAGCTGGTGACACTTGACCCTCAGGCTTTCAAAGGACTTAGGTCACTAGCACACATTCACCTTGAGCGAAATCGCCTGCGGGTGTTACCAGGCACAATCTTCCAGAATACACCTAACCTTGCTTCACTTAGTTTGCATAACAATCAGCTCGCTCGTATTGAGGAAAGACTGTTTGCAGGACTCTCACACATGTGGCTTCTAAACCTAGGGTGGAACTCAATTGCAGTTTTACCTGAGGCAGCTTTCCATGACCTGCAAGGTCTACGGGAGCTTGTTCTTGCAGGGAACAGACTCGCTTACTTGCAGCCACAGCTTTTCCAAAATCTTGTTGAGCTTAAAGAGTTGGATCTGACTGGAAATTACATCAAGGTCATCaaagcaaatgtgtttgttaaactCACTAAATTGCAAAAGCTTTACCTGGCCCAGAATCAGATTATGACAGTGGTACCCAGAGCCTTTGTAGGAATGAAGTCACTAAGATGGCTGGATCTCACAAACAACAGACTGACTTCTCTCCATGAGGACACTTTCTTGGGCCTACACAGTCTTCATGTACTGCGTCTTTCCAACAACACTATTACTGGAATTAGGCCCAGGACTTTCCGTGATCTGCAGTATTTAGAAGAGCTACGACTCAGCTACAACAGGATCCGAGCCTTGGGGGAAAGGATCTTTGAAGGGCTTGGTCATCTGGAGGTCCTGGAGCTAGAGCACAACCAAGTGCAGGAGGCACAAGTGGGTAGTTTCACAGGGCTCTCCCATGTGGCCGTCATCAACCTGTCTGGGAGCTGCTTCCACAGTCTGCCAGACCAAGTATTCAAAGGTCTGTCAAAGCTTCACAGCCTTCATCTGGACAGAGGTTGCCTAACAAGGATCACAACTCAAGCTTTCAATGGACTCTCTGGTCTACGGAGGCTTTTCTTGCAGCACAACAACATCTCTGTGGTGGAACGCCAGAGCTTTGTGGACCTGGTGGGCCTATTGGGATTGGACTTGAGTTTCAACAAGTTGGAGGTTCTCACCACCCACACATTCTCTGGCCTCAAGAATTTGGAGTACTTGCTGTTGTCCAACAATGAATGTCGACAGTTTTTGCAGAATGGCACAAAGCAGCTACTCCCAAGGCTACGCTATCTGGACCTGAGAGCTAATGCCTTGACAAGCATGGTACCTGATTTCCCAGAGAGTATGGAAAAACTTTTGCTGTCTGGGAACCGGTGGAAATGTGATTGCAGTGCCCTCCCACTCAGAAACTACAGCTTGAGGAATCCATTGGTGATACCTCGGCAAGTGGAGACCCACGCAGAGGGGGAAGAGCCTGACTCAACTATCACCATATACAACAACATTACATGCACCAGCCCACCACGTCTAGCTGGCCAGGACCTGCGGGATATTGACAGTGAATTATTCCAAAGCTGCTAG
- the LOC139300015 gene encoding LOW QUALITY PROTEIN: dynein axonemal assembly factor 8 (The sequence of the model RefSeq protein was modified relative to this genomic sequence to represent the inferred CDS: deleted 2 bases in 2 codons; substituted 1 base at 1 genomic stop codon) has protein sequence MERLVAFCNKQSSKSLSEPVKSPNHIIQNNVWNKSSGRMAAELQLSHQECPTVYIDLRFPDPSIKPQRTSPNLSSDFKSPAKHNTHQETPPAKKPNLKVHTGSQLGHREVTGKSMLLQKIREMNRNGNKYPTKYTDPPYSVLGNEATELKEKLHQPVESICSHESHHLWEDKQSSHVQFEYINPKMEIPPTIQQSTIGEPKQQSDQQRQQVKPSLQHKQQQQILKQLEIHRPTKSVKQKQPAAERTDVLYDFEASHLQSITTLPADIESKGCMLLIVNLSSPGMVGDKAHGRRKHLYPAATKSHIYNTLVAWFLSLVGPDPRHDEDDVGAKAPFWVAGLQQLWTEDGLALHVLAVARHCFTQRKRDIDIHALYYNQVCRFLSETSLTLIAHWLPHLKNLLDLQAYASPIHLPSSCLNSFISATSNKKVIDRTFGPSPGFYWQTVETQERVCKGRETTQELHTEVSVALGCKAFFIHPFITHYTLQIVLDSGLDICGLRLLYPPQGFLGDSAGAVPVIQRTHETCQPVLALAVRGPHAHSVLKDLTSSLDPLLPRKTAPTSLDHLHCRSQVPPLFYSPQLASQVHKELCLWFAGRLRGGSSQDHNRPLNRVVPLDDRVGGSLCNLSRSPSFLCATTKADLLLVVSPGVPPCCYGQVLAVCERRGFSLRGLQRLQLQSNGAAVLGLTNQQALVFCSPHTVTLDQKELELSSHCLVLLLRKENAMHHSVSLPAALMRELKEPELLGFIHTRLDGVHPVEPGFGFHTVPYNSYLFHIFVRCMWALPDPSSVILSRQKHSSNSDMEQVVILTLCGKDMSQGLSLLHRVLTDGPEGDVQHEGFRLLGLRCLPALTRLQAQELSPYEVGEQLCHDSLDNLMSSPALVCSLRGVDALASLRKLLPQDYPGNLSVLMSPTPEVAFRQASLFFFEHEMIPDHSVHPLRKFLSQNGSIKDPQMLLTVCLFKPRIWNHALAKIVHKLQLRGLSLVGLRVVTLDKSNATTLLPAENDPADLEAHVDYLCSGSSLALCFKGENAVRRLLDVLGQEDSSLRTTCCGMAHSYNGIYGSVSYQKAIQDVKRLFPEGLCCTETSTMRQEQVCLSHTGLSTWIDXHSVLMLGFLVQILSMCSDPLASVEREQSCTLGPVAQKSLSLSMASGPNGGSLIHSALWQTTCLLIPLNAALLSQVPSQLDILEQLLRSGCHLVAGRMSILGNEQRKHIAETLKVSSRSARMAHLYTAHCLIMALQGETIMSCFHLILERIYQERSDLEEVGKTIIYPESEEEAKQLICYLFDALSPESCLSNVPNVQMGAHVKAH, from the exons ATGGAGAGACTAGTTGCTTTCTGTAACAAGCAGTCATCTAAGTCACTGTCAGAGCCTGTGAAAAGTCCAAACCACATCAT ACAGAATAATGTGTGGAACAAATCATCGGGAAGGATGGCAGCAGAGTTGCAGCTGAGCCACCAGGAATGTCCCACTGTTTATATTGATCTGCGTTTTCCTGATCCTTCAATAAAACCACAGAGAACATCCCCAAATCTTTCATCAGACTTCAAGTCACCAGCCAAACACAACACTCACCAGGAAACGCCACCTGCAAAGAAACCCAATCTGAAAGTGCACACTGGATCACAGTTGGGACACAG GGAAGTGACTGGCAAGAGTATGTTGCTTCAGAAAATAAGGGAGATGAATAGAAATGGGAATAAATATCCCACTAAATATACAGATCCTCCATACTCAGTGCTAGGGAATGAAGCAACGGAACTGAAAGAGAAGCTACACCAGCCTGTAGAGTCTATATGCAGCCATGAGTCACACCATCTGTGGGAAGACAAACAATCTTCACATGTACAATTTGAGTACATAAACCCCAAAATGGAAATCCCACCAACAATTCAGCAAAGTACAATCGGAGAACCAAAGCAGCAGAG TGACCAACAGAGACAACAAGTTAAGCCATCAttacaacataaacaacagcagcaaattcTTAAGCAACTGGAAATTCATCGTCCAACCAAATCAGTCAAACAGAAGCAGCCAGCTGCTGAAAGAACTGATGTTCTTTATGATTTT GAGGCATCTCATCTACAGTCAATCACTACACTACCAGCAGATATTGAAAGTAAAGGGTGTATGCTACTGATCGTCAACCTCTCCAGTCCTGGTATGGTTGGAGACAAAGCTCATGGGAGGAGAAAACATCTGTATCCAGCTGCAACTAAATCCCACATCTACAACACTTTAGTGGCTTGGTTTCTGTCTTTG GTCGGCCCAGACCCACGTCATGATGAAGATGACGTTGGTGCAAAGGCCCCATTCTGGGTTGCAGGACTTCAGCAGCTGTGGACAGAGGATGGACTggctttgcatgttttagctgTGGCTCGTCACTGTTTTACACAAAGG aaaaGGGACATAGACATCCATGCACTTTACTATAACCAGGTCTGCAGGTTCCTCTCTGAGACCTCTCTCACTCTAATTGCCCACTGGCTACCTCACCTCAAAAACCTGCTGGACCTACAAGCCTATGCCTCACCCATCCATCTGCCTTCCTCCTGTTTAAATAGTTTCATCTCTGCCACCTCCAACAAAAAG GTTATAGATAGGACGTTTGGTCCCAGTCCAGGGTTTTACTGGCAGACTGTGGAAACTCAGGAGCGTGTTTGTAAGGGGAGAGAGACCACACAAGAGCTGCACACAGAG GTATCAGTTGCTCTGGGGTGCAAAGCGTTCTTCATACATCCCTTCATAACACACTACACCCTCCAGATTGTTCTCGACTCAGGACTCGACATTTGTGGTCTGCGGCTCCTTTATCCACCACAGGGGTTCCTGGGTGACAGTGCTG GTGCTGTACCAGTTATCCAGAGAACTCATGAGACCTGCCAACCTGTTCTTGCCCTAGCTGTGCGTGGCCCTCATGCCCACTCAGTGTTGAAAGATTTAACTAGTTCCTTAGATCCCCTGCTGCCCAGAAAGACAGCTCCAACTTCTCTCGACCATCTCCACTGCAGAAGTCAAGTACCTCCACTCTTCTACTCCCCTCAACTGGCCAGTCAAGTCCACAAGGAGCTGTGCTTGTGGTTTGCAGGAAGACTTAGAGGAGGAAGTTCGCAGGATCACAACCGGCCTCTGAATAG AGTTGTGCCTTTGGATGACAGAGTGGGAGGCAGCCTGTGCAATTTAAGCAGATCACCTTCCTTTCTGTGTGCTACAACAAAAG CTGACTTGCTCCTCGTGGTGTCGCCTGGCGTGCCTCCATGTTGCTACGGCCAAGTGCTGGCTGTCTGTGAACGCAGAGGCTTCAGTCTGAGGGGGCTGCAGAGGCTGCAGCTTCAGAGCAATGGAGCTGCAGTCCTTGGACTCACCAACCAGCAG GCACTTGTGTTCTGCAGTCCACATACTGTGACCCTGGATcagaaggagctggagctgtCCTCTCACTGTCTGGTGCTGttactgagaaaagaaaatgcgaTGCACCACAGTGTTAGTTTGCCAGCAG CCCTAATGAGAGAATTGAAGGAACCAGAGCTTCTGGGTTTCATCCACACCAGGCTTGATGGTGTTCACCCAGTAGAGCCAGGCTTTGGTTTCCACACTGTACCTTACAACAGTTACCTGTTCCATATATTTG ttaGGTGTATGTGGGCACTGCCAGATCCTTCCAGTGTGATCCTGTCCCGTCAGAAGCATTCATCCAACTCTGACATGGAGCAGGTGGTCATTTTGACCTTGTGTGGGAAGGACATGAGCCAAGGCCTGAGCCTCCTACACAGAGTGCTGACAGACGGGCCAGAAG GAGATGTACAACATGAAGGATTCCGGCTGCTTGGCCTGAGGTGTCTGCCTGCGTTGACTCGACTTCAGGCTCAGGAACTGAGTCCATACGAGGTGGGAGAGCAGCTCTGTCACGACAGCCTGGACAATCTGATGTCCTCTCCTGCCTTAGTGTGTTCTCTTAGAGGAGTGGATGCTCTTGCTTCACTGAGGAAGCTCCTACCACAAGATTACCCCGGAAACCTCAGTGTCCTGATGTCACCCACACCTGAAGTGGCTTTCAGACAGGCTTCGCTCTTCTTCTTTGAGCATGAGATGATTCCTG ACCACAGCGTACACCCACTTCGGAAGTTTCTTTCCCAAAATGGCAGTATAAAAG ATCCACAGATGCTGCTCACCGTGTGCTTGTTCAAGCCAAGAATCTGGAATCACGCTCTGGCTAAAATTGTCCACAAACTCCAGCTGAGGGGCCTCTCGTTGGTGGGCCTGCGTGTAGTGACCCTGGACAAAAGCAATGCTACCACACTACTGCCTGCGGAAAAT GACCCCGCAGACTTGGAGGCCCATGTGGACTACTTGTGCTCTGGCTCCTCACTGGCTCTTTGCTTCAAGGGGGAAAATGCTGTTAGGAGGCTGCTGGATGTGCTGGGCCAAGAGGACTCGTCCCTGCGGACAACCTGCTGTGGCATGGCTCATTCATACAATGGCATCTATG gATCTGTGTCATATCAGAAAGCAATTCAGGATGTGAAGAGGCTTTTTCCAGAGGGGCTCTGCTGTACTGAGACCAGCACAATGAGACAGGAGCAGGTATGCTTGTCACACACAGGACTTAGTACTTGGATTGACTGACATTCAGTGTTAATGCTTGGTTTCTTGGTT CAGATTCTCAGCATGTGCTCAGACCCTTTAGCCTCTGTGGAGCGTGAACAGAGCTGCACACTGGGCCCTGTGGCCCAGAAAAGTCTGTCACTTTCAATGGCATCAGGACCAAATGGAG GGTCCCTGATACACAGTGCTCTCTGGCAGACAACCTGTCTGCTGATACCCTTAAATGCTGCCCTGCTCAGCCAAGTGCCATCCCAGCTGGACATCCTGGAGCAGCTGCTGAGATCAGGCTGCCACCTGGTGGCAGGAAGGATGAGCATACTGGGTAATGAGCAGAGGAAACATATCGCTGAGACACTGAAAGTGTCATCAAGAAGTGCGAGG ATGGCTCATCTTTACACGGCACACTGTCTCATCATGGCTCTGCAAGGGGAAACCATTATGAGCTGCTTTCACTTGATCCTTGAAAG GATTTACCAGGAGAGGTCAGACCTAGAGGAAGTGGGGAAAACGATTATCTACCctgagagtgaggaagag GCCAAGCAGCTGATATGCTACCTATTTGACGCCTTGTCTCCGGAGAGCTGTCTAAGCAATGTGCCA AATGTTCAAATGGGTGCACATGTAAAAGCACATTAA